The DNA window CTGGCGCGTTGCCGCCCGGAATCGGCGCGCCGGCGGCCGAGTCGCGGCGCCGGTCGCGCAGGTGGCTCGGCGCGAAGTAACTTGAGTCCATGACCGCGCCGACAGGTCCCGCCCCGGGCACCCGAGCTTCCGGAACCGACCGTGTCGTGGTGTGGAGCCCGGACTACCTCAGTTACCGGTGGAGCCCGCAGCATCCGATGAATCCCACCCGGCTCGAACTCACGATGGACCTGGCCCGAGGCCTCGGACTCGTCGAGGGGGCGGAGGTCGTCCGGCCGGACGCTGCGTCGGACGCCGAACTGCTCCGCATCCACACCCCGGCCTACCTCGATGCCGTCAAACGGGCCGGCGCCACACCGAACGACGACCTCCCGGCGGAGATCGAGACCCGGCACGGCCTCGGCACCGAGGACAACCCTGTGTTCCCGCGCATGCACGAGGCGAGTGCCATCCTCGCCGGCGGAACGCTCGCGGCGGCACGGGAGATCGCGTCGGGCCGAGCGCGCCGCGCAGTGAGCATCGGTGGTGGCATGCATCACGCGATGGCGGACTGGGCGTCGGGCTTCTGTGTCTACAACGACGCCGCGATCGCGATCTCGTGGTTGCTGGACAACGGTTTCGACCGCATCGCCTACATCGACATCGACGCCCATCACGGCGACGGGGTGCAGCACGCCTTCCTCGGCGACCCCCGGGTGCTGACGGTCTCGGTGCACCAGCATCCGGCGACGCTCTGGCCCAACACCGGGTGGTCGAGCGAGGTCGGGGTGGGCGCGGCCGAGGGCACCGCCGTCAATCTGCCGGTGTTGCCGGGCACGTCGGATGCGTTGTGGCTACGCGGCTTCCACGCCGTCGTGCCGGCCGCCGTCGCCGCGTTCCGTCCGCAGATCGTGGTCAGCCAGTGCGGAGCCGACAATCACCGAGAGGATCCGCTGGCGGATCTCGCTCTTACCGTCGACGGCCAACGTGCGGCGTACCTGGCGATGCGTGACCTCGCGGACCGGTACGCGGAGGGCCGCTGGCTCGCGGTCGGCGGCGGCGGGTACGGACTGGTGCGGGTGGTCCCGCGGTCCTGGACGCACCTCATCGCGGCAGCTCTCGACCGGGAGATCGATCCGGCCACCGCCACCCCGGACTCGTGGCGTGAGAAGGCGCACACGCTCGCTCCCGCCGTCGATCTGCCGACGACGATGGGGGAGGGCGGCGACACGTCGTTCCTGCGCTGGGACGGTCCCGGAGGCACCCCCGAGACCGGGGTCGCCTCACTCGACCG is part of the Rhodococcus sp. SGAir0479 genome and encodes:
- a CDS encoding acetoin utilization protein AcuC, with product MTAPTGPAPGTRASGTDRVVVWSPDYLSYRWSPQHPMNPTRLELTMDLARGLGLVEGAEVVRPDAASDAELLRIHTPAYLDAVKRAGATPNDDLPAEIETRHGLGTEDNPVFPRMHEASAILAGGTLAAAREIASGRARRAVSIGGGMHHAMADWASGFCVYNDAAIAISWLLDNGFDRIAYIDIDAHHGDGVQHAFLGDPRVLTVSVHQHPATLWPNTGWSSEVGVGAAEGTAVNLPVLPGTSDALWLRGFHAVVPAAVAAFRPQIVVSQCGADNHREDPLADLALTVDGQRAAYLAMRDLADRYAEGRWLAVGGGGYGLVRVVPRSWTHLIAAALDREIDPATATPDSWREKAHTLAPAVDLPTTMGEGGDTSFLRWDGPGGTPETGVASLDRALTRIDTAIIATRRATFPLLGLDPEDPRD